A genomic window from Desulfuromonas sp. includes:
- a CDS encoding elongation factor 4 — translation MKQSNIRNFSIIAHIDHGKSTLADRLLDETGALTDREKTDQFLDKMDLERERGITIKAQSVRLNYKADDGEVYILNLIDTPGHVDFNYEVSRSLSACEGALLVVDASQGVEAQTLANVYLAIDQDLEVFPVLNKIDLASADPESVKADIEEVIGIDASDAVHASAKAGIGIHDILESIVTKFPPPEGDATAPLKALIFDSWYDSYQGVVILVRLKEGELKKGDRVKLMASGKSYEVLKLGVFSPHMVEMKSLAAGEVGFIIAGIKTVQDAKVGDTITHEKHGATAPLPGFKEVKPMVFSGLYPIDTGDYDALRDAMEKLSLNDSSFSFEPENSVALGFGFRCGFLGLLHMEIIQERVEREFGIDLITTAPTVVYKVTDTKGHLFNVDSANKLPDVQHIEKIEEPFILATVHVPNDFVGGVLALCEEKRGIQRELRYLSSNRVMVTYELPLNEIVLDFYDRLKTISRGYGSLDYEPLDYRPSDLVRLNVMINGEIVDALSLIVHRDKSQFRGRDLVSKMKEFIPRQQFVVAIQAAIGNKVIARETVKALRKDVTAKCYGGDITRKRKLLEKQKEGKKRMKQVGSVELPQEAFLAILKVKE, via the coding sequence ATGAAGCAAAGTAATATCCGAAATTTTTCCATCATTGCCCATATCGATCATGGCAAATCGACCCTTGCCGATCGTTTGCTTGATGAGACCGGTGCGCTCACCGATCGGGAGAAGACTGACCAGTTCCTCGATAAGATGGATCTTGAGCGTGAACGCGGGATTACGATCAAGGCTCAGTCGGTCCGTCTCAATTACAAGGCTGATGACGGAGAGGTTTATATCCTCAACCTGATCGACACCCCGGGACACGTCGATTTTAATTACGAAGTCAGTCGTTCCCTTTCGGCGTGCGAAGGCGCGCTGCTGGTTGTCGACGCCTCCCAGGGAGTCGAGGCCCAGACCCTTGCCAACGTTTACCTGGCGATCGACCAGGATCTTGAGGTTTTTCCGGTTCTCAACAAGATTGACCTGGCGAGTGCCGACCCGGAATCGGTCAAGGCCGACATTGAAGAGGTTATCGGTATCGATGCTTCTGATGCTGTTCACGCCAGCGCCAAGGCCGGTATCGGCATTCACGACATCCTCGAGTCGATCGTAACCAAGTTTCCGCCGCCGGAGGGTGATGCCACGGCACCGCTCAAGGCCCTTATTTTCGACTCCTGGTATGATTCCTATCAAGGGGTCGTTATCCTCGTTCGTCTGAAAGAGGGGGAACTGAAAAAGGGCGACCGGGTCAAGTTGATGGCGAGCGGTAAGTCGTATGAAGTGCTCAAACTCGGCGTATTCTCCCCGCACATGGTTGAAATGAAATCACTTGCGGCCGGCGAGGTCGGTTTTATTATCGCCGGCATCAAAACGGTTCAGGATGCCAAGGTCGGTGATACCATTACCCATGAAAAACATGGGGCAACCGCGCCGTTGCCGGGCTTCAAGGAAGTCAAGCCAATGGTCTTTTCGGGTCTTTATCCGATTGATACCGGCGATTACGACGCTCTGCGCGATGCGATGGAAAAACTGAGTCTCAATGATTCATCATTCTCATTCGAGCCGGAAAATTCCGTGGCCCTCGGTTTTGGCTTTCGTTGCGGCTTTCTCGGCTTGCTTCACATGGAAATCATCCAGGAGCGGGTTGAGCGCGAGTTCGGGATCGATCTGATCACCACGGCACCGACTGTCGTATACAAGGTGACTGATACCAAGGGGCACCTCTTTAATGTTGATAGCGCCAACAAGCTGCCCGATGTCCAGCATATTGAGAAAATCGAAGAACCGTTCATCCTGGCAACCGTACATGTGCCGAATGACTTTGTCGGCGGCGTTCTCGCCCTGTGCGAAGAGAAGCGAGGCATTCAGCGTGAACTCAGGTACCTCTCGTCAAACCGGGTTATGGTGACCTATGAACTGCCGCTCAATGAAATTGTCCTCGATTTTTATGATCGTCTGAAAACCATATCGCGTGGCTACGGTTCGCTCGATTACGAACCACTCGATTATCGCCCGAGCGACCTTGTTCGCCTGAATGTCATGATCAACGGCGAGATTGTCGATGCGCTTTCTTTGATTGTGCATCGTGATAAATCGCAATTTCGCGGTCGCGATCTGGTCTCCAAGATGAAAGAATTTATTCCGCGACAGCAATTTGTCGTTGCGATTCAGGCGGCAATCGGCAATAAAGTAATAGCGCGCGAAACGGTCAAGGCTCTACGCAAGGATGTTACGGCCAAGTGTTATGGTGGTGATATCACCCGGAAGCGGAAACTTCTCGAGAAGCAGAAAGAGGGTAAGAAGCGGATGAAGCAGGTCGGCAGCGTTGAGTTGCCGCAGGAAGCCTTCTTGGCAATACTTAAAGTGAAAGAGTAG
- a CDS encoding thiol peroxidase: MANITLKGNPIETIGQLPASGTAAPDFTLVKTDLAEQKLSDLKGKKVVMNIFPSIDTDVCAASVRKFNEEASGQATVLCISADLPFAHKRFCAAEGLDNVEPLSVFRNGDFGQDYGVTITTGPLAGLLSRAIVVVDENGQVVYTEQVPEIAQEPDYDAALAAI, from the coding sequence TTGAAACCATTGGCCAGCTGCCGGCTTCCGGGACGGCTGCTCCCGATTTCACACTGGTTAAAACCGATTTGGCGGAACAGAAACTTTCTGACTTGAAAGGTAAGAAAGTCGTGATGAACATTTTTCCGAGCATCGATACTGATGTTTGCGCTGCGTCGGTCCGTAAGTTCAACGAAGAAGCGAGTGGCCAGGCGACAGTGCTCTGTATTTCGGCTGATCTGCCGTTTGCTCATAAACGTTTTTGTGCCGCAGAGGGTCTGGATAACGTCGAACCTCTTTCAGTGTTCAGAAACGGAGATTTTGGGCAGGATTATGGTGTGACCATTACGACCGGTCCGCTCGCCGGGCTTCTTTCGCGGGCAATCGTCGTTGTTGATGAAAATGGCCAGGTTGTTTATACCGAACAGGTTCCGGAGATCGCCCAGGAACCTGATTACGATGCTGCGCTGGCAGCAATTTAG